GCGGGAGTGGCCGTCAGCAGTGGCCCGGCCGGTGGCCCACCAGTATTGTTAACCAAAATCTGGAAGCCATGCGGGTGCGTGGCTAGGTAGCCCGCCACGACTTCGGCTACTTTGGCTGGCTGGGCGAAGTCGGCCACCAAAAAATTGTGCTGCTGCTGGGCTGGAGTGGGCAGAGCAGCGGCTACTGTCCGCAGTCGGGCCTCGTCGCGGGCGAAGAGCGTAACGGTGGCACCAGCCTCGGCCAGTGCCTCAGCGGTGGCTCGGCCGATGCCCTGCGTGCTGCCGCCCACTAGGGCGTGGTATGGACGTAGAGTCATAGAAAGAGTACGAGTGGCATAAAATAGGTCCTTATCGGCCTGGTCAGATACTACGTAACCAGAACCGACAAGGGCCTATAAAGCGCCCACCAATAGGTAAATTCATTTAACCAGAGCGCCGCAAATACCAGTTATCAGGCGTGAACTGCCTGTTTGGCTTTGCGCAGCAAGGGGGCTACCCGGGTGCCAAGTAACTCAATGGATTGTAATACTTTATCGTGACTTTGAGCGGCAACATCCTGCTGGAAGGTGACCCGCGAAATGCCCCCCAGTGCCTCGCTGTGGCGAAGAATCTTGGCTGCTACTTCCTCGGGGCTACCCACCAGCAGCGCCCCCTGCGGGCCAGTTTGGGCATCAAATTGAGCCCTTGTCACCGGGGAGCCGCCACGCTCCCTGGCACGCGCTGTGAAGGTGCGGGCATAGCCGGGAAAAAATTCTTCGTGCGCCTGTTCAGTGGTTTCGGCCACGTAGCCGAGCGAGTGTAGACCCACTTTTAACGTTTCGGGCGAGTGCCCGGCTCGGCGACCGGCTTCCCGGTATAGGTCCACTAGGGGCCGGAAGCGGTGCGTATCGCCGCCAATGATGGCCACCATCAGCGGTAGCCCCAACTGACCGCCCCGCACGAATGAGGCCGGGGTGCCGCCCACGCCCAGCCAGATGGGCAGCTGGGGCTGCGCGGGCCGCGGGTAAATTCCCTGACCCGTGAGGGCCGGCCGGAACTTGCCTGACCACGTCACGCGCTGTTGGTCGCGCACCTGAAGCAGGAGATCCAGCTTTTCAGCAAACAATGCATCGTAATCGTCGAGGTCAAAGCCAAATAGGGGGAACGCTTCAATGGAGGAGCCGCGACCCACTACCAACTCCGCCCGGCCTTGGGAAATTAAATCTAGGGTGGCGTATTCCTGAAATACGCGCACTGGATCGGCCGCACTGAGTACCGTCACAGCGCTGGTCAGGCGGATGCGCTTGGTGCGAGCAGCCGCAGCGGCCAGAATAACGGCGGGGGCAGAGTCCAAATATTCGGAGCGATGGTGCTCGCCCATACCAAATACATCGAGGCCTACCTGATCGGCGTATGCAATACGGTCGAGCAATTGGCTCATGGCTTCCACCCCAGTCGGCGTTTTGCCGGTGCTGTTGCTGAGCAGTAGTGCCGCGAAACTATCAATGCCAATTTCCATAGGGGTTCTTTATTGGGGTATTTCCCCGTAGTATGAGTGCA
The window above is part of the Hymenobacter radiodurans genome. Proteins encoded here:
- a CDS encoding LLM class flavin-dependent oxidoreductase produces the protein MEIGIDSFAALLLSNSTGKTPTGVEAMSQLLDRIAYADQVGLDVFGMGEHHRSEYLDSAPAVILAAAAARTKRIRLTSAVTVLSAADPVRVFQEYATLDLISQGRAELVVGRGSSIEAFPLFGFDLDDYDALFAEKLDLLLQVRDQQRVTWSGKFRPALTGQGIYPRPAQPQLPIWLGVGGTPASFVRGGQLGLPLMVAIIGGDTHRFRPLVDLYREAGRRAGHSPETLKVGLHSLGYVAETTEQAHEEFFPGYARTFTARARERGGSPVTRAQFDAQTGPQGALLVGSPEEVAAKILRHSEALGGISRVTFQQDVAAQSHDKVLQSIELLGTRVAPLLRKAKQAVHA